In a single window of the Cydia amplana chromosome 4, ilCydAmpl1.1, whole genome shotgun sequence genome:
- the LOC134663131 gene encoding fork head domain-containing protein FD4-like: MPRPSRESYGDQKPPYSYISLTAMAIWSSPERMLPLSEIYRFITDRFPYYRRNTQRWQNSLRHNLSFNDCFVKVPRRPDRPGKGAYWTLHPQAFDMFENGSLLRRRKRFKLQKGEKDNLNAELAALASFNRAFLARQAGAPPPPPALPSASLYTPPLCPQLSPEPAELPEVATVTMLPPQRPRRAFTIDALLEPEPAQSPPQLAMPRLELAMPAPYILAAQRYHAELLQAAAHALRPCYLPPPPLPVA; this comes from the coding sequence ATGCCGCGACCTTCCCGTGAATCGTATGGGGATCAAAAGCCGCCCTACTCGTACATTTCATTGACGGCGATGGCGATATGGAGTTCCCCGGAGCGCATGCTGCCGCTCTCGGAGATCTATCGGTTCATCACGGACCGCTTCCCATACTACCGGCGCAACACGCAGCGCTGGCAGAACTCTCTGCGGCACAACCTCTCGTTCAACGACTGCTTCGTGAAGGTGCCGCGCCGCCCGGACCGGCCTGGCAAGGGCGCCTACTGGACATTGCACCCGCAGGCCTTCGACATGTTCGAAAACGGCTCGTTACTGAGGAGGCGCAAACGTTTTAAGTTGCAAAAAGGAGAGAAAGACAACCTTAACGCGGAGCTTGCTGCACTGGCCAGTTTTAATCGTGCATTTTTGGCTCGTCAAGCGGGtgcgccaccgccgccgccagcTTTGCCGAGTGCTAGCCTCTACACTCCTCCTCTGTGTCCTCAACTCAGTCCAGAGCCAGCTGAATTGCCGGAAGTAGCAACAGTGACGATGTTACCTCCACAAAGGCCACGACGAGCGTTCACGATAGACGCGTTGCTGGAACCGGAGCCGGCGCAGTCACCGCCACAGCTGGCGATGCCACGTCTGGAGTTGGCGATGCCGGCGCCGTACATCCTGGCAGCGCAGCGCTACCACGCCGAGCTGCTGCAGGCAGCGGCGCACGCGCTGCGCCCCTGCTACCTGCCGCCGCCACCGCTGCCCGTCGCGTGA